A single Parabacteroides timonensis DNA region contains:
- a CDS encoding GH92 family glycosyl hydrolase — protein MKKQVMSLLLCGSLMAAAQQPVDYVNPFIGTSNYGTTNPGAICPQGMMSVTPFNVMGSESNRFDKDSQWWSTPYSSDNDFFTGFAHVNLSGVGCPELGSLLLMPTAGELNVDYKQYGSKYKDETAHPGYYGNVLTKYNIKAEATASMRTGLSRFTFPKGQGNILLNLGEGLTNETGATVRMVSDTEIEGSKLLGTFCYNPQAVFPIYFVMKVSKAPKQVGYWKKQREMKGVEAEWDIYSGKYKLYTKYDREMSGDDIGVWFTYDTEENEAIEVKMGVSFVSIENARLNMNTEQPDFNFDKVRNAASTMWNNDLSRVKVEGGSKDDKTIFYTALYHLLIHPNIIQDVNGEYPMMESLKVGHTTGNRYTVFSLWDTYRNVSTLMTLLFPERQLDIIRTMIDMYKESGWLPKWELYGRETLTMEGDPSIPYIVDAWMRGLRDFDVETAYEAMRKGATTPGEFNLLRPDNNDYMSKGYVPLREQYDNSVSHALEYYIADWNLSQFAKALGKKEDAKLFHDRSMGYKHYYSKEFGTLRPILPDGTFYSPFDPKQGENFEPNPGFHEGSAWNYTFYVPHDIPGLVKLMGGQKKFVDKLQMVFDEGHYDMANEPDIAYPYLFSYFKGEAWRTQKLVRELLNKYYHNAPNGLPGNDDTGTMSTWAVFSMMGFYPACPGDMDYVLTSPTFNKVTIDLDKKFYPKGELVIESMHQTPEDIYIKEVTAGGKKLKGYTISQEELINAGTLKFILEDTHK, from the coding sequence ATGAAGAAGCAAGTAATGAGCCTCCTATTGTGTGGAAGCCTGATGGCAGCAGCACAACAGCCGGTAGATTATGTAAACCCCTTTATCGGGACCAGCAACTACGGGACAACCAATCCCGGAGCCATCTGTCCCCAGGGTATGATGAGTGTCACTCCATTCAATGTGATGGGGTCGGAGAGTAACCGCTTCGATAAAGATAGCCAGTGGTGGTCGACTCCCTACTCATCCGACAACGATTTCTTTACAGGTTTTGCTCATGTAAACCTGAGTGGAGTCGGTTGCCCTGAACTGGGGAGTCTTTTACTGATGCCTACAGCCGGCGAACTGAATGTAGACTATAAGCAATACGGTAGTAAGTACAAAGACGAAACCGCCCATCCGGGATACTATGGTAACGTCCTGACCAAATACAATATTAAAGCTGAAGCAACTGCCAGTATGCGTACAGGCCTGAGTCGTTTCACTTTCCCGAAAGGGCAAGGCAACATTCTCCTGAACCTGGGTGAAGGACTTACAAACGAAACCGGAGCAACTGTCCGTATGGTCAGTGATACGGAGATCGAAGGAAGCAAACTGCTGGGAACATTCTGTTATAACCCCCAGGCTGTTTTCCCTATCTATTTCGTTATGAAGGTGAGTAAAGCTCCCAAACAAGTAGGTTACTGGAAAAAACAGCGTGAAATGAAGGGGGTAGAGGCCGAATGGGATATCTATTCAGGCAAGTATAAACTCTATACCAAATACGACCGTGAAATGAGCGGTGACGATATCGGTGTATGGTTCACCTATGACACAGAGGAAAACGAAGCTATCGAAGTAAAGATGGGTGTCTCTTTCGTCAGTATAGAAAATGCCCGTTTGAATATGAATACGGAGCAACCCGATTTTAATTTCGACAAGGTAAGAAATGCCGCAAGCACTATGTGGAACAACGACCTGTCTCGCGTTAAAGTAGAAGGAGGCTCTAAAGATGATAAGACGATTTTCTATACAGCACTCTATCACCTGTTGATCCATCCGAATATTATCCAGGATGTAAACGGTGAATATCCGATGATGGAAAGCCTGAAGGTCGGTCATACAACTGGCAACCGCTACACTGTATTCTCTTTGTGGGATACGTATCGCAATGTTAGTACCTTGATGACTTTACTTTTCCCCGAACGTCAGTTGGATATTATTCGTACCATGATCGATATGTATAAGGAAAGCGGTTGGCTGCCTAAATGGGAGCTCTATGGACGTGAGACTCTGACTATGGAAGGCGATCCTTCTATACCTTATATAGTAGATGCCTGGATGCGTGGTTTACGTGACTTCGATGTAGAAACAGCTTACGAAGCGATGCGTAAGGGAGCTACTACTCCCGGCGAGTTCAACCTGCTTCGTCCGGACAATAATGATTATATGAGTAAAGGATATGTTCCTCTTCGTGAACAGTACGATAACTCTGTTTCACACGCTCTGGAATATTATATCGCCGACTGGAACCTATCCCAGTTTGCTAAGGCATTAGGCAAGAAAGAAGATGCTAAATTGTTCCATGACCGTTCAATGGGTTATAAACACTATTACAGTAAGGAGTTCGGAACACTTCGTCCGATCCTGCCTGACGGAACATTCTATTCACCTTTCGACCCGAAACAAGGTGAAAACTTCGAACCTAATCCCGGTTTCCATGAAGGAAGTGCCTGGAACTATACATTCTATGTTCCTCACGATATCCCCGGTTTGGTTAAGTTGATGGGAGGGCAGAAGAAATTTGTCGATAAGCTACAAATGGTATTTGATGAAGGTCACTACGATATGGCTAATGAACCGGATATTGCCTATCCGTATCTGTTCAGCTATTTCAAAGGCGAAGCTTGGCGTACACAGAAACTTGTTCGTGAATTGTTGAATAAGTATTACCATAATGCACCGAACGGTCTCCCCGGTAATGATGATACCGGAACAATGTCGACCTGGGCTGTATTCTCTATGATGGGATTTTATCCTGCCTGTCCGGGAGATATGGATTATGTGCTTACTTCACCAACCTTCAATAAAGTTACTATCGACTTGGATAAGAAATTCTATCCGAAGGGAGAGTTGGTAATCGAATCCATGCATCAGACTCCGGAGGATATCTATATAAAGGAAGTGACGGCCGGAGGAAAGAAGTTGAAAGGTTATACCATTTCTCAGGAAGAACTGATAAACGCCGGTACACTTAAATTTATTTTGGAAGATACACATAAGTAA
- a CDS encoding UDP-N-acetylglucosamine 4,6-dehydratase family protein, producing MNINSFALVLSRVKFFNRWIVLFIDLFLSILATATSLSFLWYILGTELVDDSLFHILFISFCASLVSFFLCQTYKGVIRHSAFTEAGRLALSSLLKVLFIVVLVYLTTTIQSPRELALGAVVDLFLTFFLLTILRVFMIVFYTIIVDSVSSNQGKLLIYQGDKPGPFLFDASINDKLLYKVCGFLRFGDYKRLRVGKCSVYSIKEQVGFNHLVNRKNIKAVLFTDYHLVKEESERLVRYCEKKKVRMLILPSVDELKKGKINFHNLPEVHIEDLLGREEICINMTEIVASLKGKVVLVTGAAGSIGSELCRQLCTFDLKQLVLFDSAETPMHNIRLELEEKFPQVEFTPVMGDIRMLDRVESVFRRFQPQYVFHAAAYKHVPLMEENPCEAVHTNVYGTRNVADMAVRYNVDKFIMVSTDKAVNPTNVMGASKRLAEIYVQSLSIAISKGLHPGKTHFITTRFGNVLGSNGSVIPRFREQLAKGGPLTVTHPDIIRYFMTIPEACRLVLEAAFMGKGNEIFVFDMGSPVKIADLARRMIELAGLIPDEDIEIQYTGLRPGEKLYEELLATKENTLPTNNAKIYRAQVREYDYEDICKVMNPLIELAIKVDKMGTVKYMKGIVPEFKSKNSEYEVLDKVE from the coding sequence ATGAATATCAATAGTTTTGCACTAGTATTATCACGTGTTAAATTCTTTAACCGTTGGATCGTCTTATTTATTGATTTATTTTTATCAATTCTGGCTACTGCGACTTCCCTGTCATTCCTATGGTATATCCTGGGGACGGAGCTTGTAGACGATTCTCTTTTTCATATATTATTCATTTCTTTTTGTGCCAGTCTGGTTAGTTTCTTTTTATGCCAGACTTATAAAGGTGTGATCCGTCACTCAGCTTTTACTGAAGCAGGGCGTCTGGCTTTATCTTCCTTACTGAAGGTTCTCTTCATTGTCGTTTTGGTTTATCTGACCACGACGATTCAATCTCCTCGTGAATTAGCGTTGGGAGCCGTTGTCGACTTGTTCCTGACATTCTTCCTTTTGACTATCCTCCGTGTTTTCATGATTGTTTTCTATACGATTATAGTCGATAGTGTATCCTCAAATCAAGGGAAACTATTGATCTATCAAGGGGATAAACCCGGGCCTTTCTTGTTTGATGCTTCTATAAATGATAAGCTACTATATAAGGTATGTGGATTCCTTCGTTTTGGAGATTACAAACGCTTGCGTGTAGGTAAATGTAGTGTTTATTCAATCAAAGAACAGGTAGGCTTTAACCATTTGGTTAACCGAAAAAATATCAAAGCGGTCTTGTTCACCGACTATCATCTGGTTAAAGAGGAGAGTGAACGTCTGGTCCGCTACTGTGAGAAGAAAAAAGTTCGTATGTTGATACTTCCTTCGGTCGACGAACTGAAAAAAGGAAAAATCAACTTTCATAACCTGCCTGAAGTACATATAGAAGATTTGCTGGGTCGTGAGGAGATTTGTATCAATATGACAGAGATCGTCGCTTCCCTGAAAGGAAAAGTCGTACTAGTCACCGGAGCAGCCGGTTCTATAGGCAGCGAACTTTGCCGCCAGTTATGTACCTTCGACCTGAAGCAGCTGGTCTTGTTCGACAGTGCCGAAACCCCCATGCACAATATACGTCTGGAACTAGAAGAAAAATTTCCTCAGGTAGAATTTACTCCTGTAATGGGAGATATCCGGATGCTCGATCGTGTTGAATCTGTTTTCCGTCGTTTTCAGCCTCAGTATGTATTTCATGCTGCCGCCTATAAGCATGTACCTCTGATGGAGGAGAATCCCTGTGAAGCCGTTCATACGAATGTATACGGTACGCGTAATGTAGCGGATATGGCAGTCAGGTATAATGTCGATAAGTTCATTATGGTTTCTACCGACAAAGCTGTCAATCCGACGAATGTGATGGGAGCTTCCAAGCGTCTGGCAGAAATCTATGTACAAAGTCTGAGCATCGCTATCAGCAAAGGTTTGCATCCTGGTAAAACCCATTTTATCACCACCCGTTTTGGAAATGTATTAGGCAGTAACGGCTCCGTTATTCCTCGTTTCCGTGAGCAATTAGCGAAAGGTGGTCCTTTAACAGTCACCCATCCGGACATTATCCGTTATTTCATGACGATCCCGGAGGCATGTCGTCTGGTACTGGAAGCAGCCTTTATGGGTAAGGGAAATGAGATATTTGTCTTTGATATGGGTTCTCCTGTAAAGATCGCCGATCTGGCTCGCCGTATGATTGAACTGGCAGGTCTTATCCCCGATGAAGATATAGAAATCCAGTACACCGGTCTTCGTCCCGGCGAGAAACTATATGAAGAACTTCTGGCAACGAAAGAAAATACCCTTCCTACGAATAACGCCAAAATATACCGTGCCCAGGTGAGAGAATATGACTACGAAGACATTTGTAAGGTCATGAATCCGTTGATCGAATTGGCGATCAAAGTGGATAAAATGGGTACAGTTAAGTATATGAAAGGGATTGTACCGGAGTTCAAGAGTAAGAATTCGGAGTATGAGGTGTTGGATAAGGTTGAATAA
- a CDS encoding endonuclease/exonuclease/phosphatase family protein, giving the protein MIGGRCVEGIFIWLSLLTLAVWPILVGNLLMGIIQLFTKKKWRSLISLFAILLHTDYLLAVYQPLYWNKSVVSEQEGTPLTVVTYNTSHFSWNKKYTMNEAAAYIKELQPDIVCFQEAPSANDGYYHPDSIRYAFDYVLYKYISKRTDHLSATIYSRYPIHSVKALYYENSRNMSLIADVKVKNQYIRVINNHLETTSVNAYLGRIIAPGKDLKTRLDAVKDLILQMNSNNRKRAEQADMIRAEIEESPYPVLVCGDFNDTPASYAYHRIQKSLVDGFRDCGRGYQYTFRQLYKLWRIDYILYSKSLEGKESYSPETSYSDHNMVIWKGLINKSQ; this is encoded by the coding sequence TTGATTGGAGGACGTTGTGTTGAGGGAATTTTTATCTGGCTTTCTCTTCTGACATTAGCTGTTTGGCCAATATTGGTGGGTAATCTGTTGATGGGAATAATCCAATTGTTTACAAAGAAGAAGTGGAGAAGTCTCATTTCTCTGTTTGCCATTTTGCTTCATACAGATTATTTATTGGCGGTTTATCAGCCGCTATATTGGAACAAATCAGTCGTATCGGAACAAGAAGGAACTCCTCTGACTGTTGTCACTTACAATACCAGCCATTTTAGTTGGAATAAGAAGTACACAATGAATGAAGCTGCCGCTTATATAAAGGAACTTCAGCCGGATATTGTCTGTTTCCAGGAAGCACCCAGTGCCAATGACGGGTATTATCATCCGGACAGTATTCGATATGCATTTGATTATGTTTTGTATAAATATATAAGCAAACGTACAGATCATTTGTCGGCAACGATTTACAGCCGTTATCCGATTCATTCGGTGAAAGCCCTTTATTATGAAAACTCTCGGAATATGTCATTGATAGCTGATGTAAAAGTGAAAAATCAGTATATCCGAGTCATAAACAATCATTTGGAGACAACAAGTGTCAATGCTTATTTAGGAAGAATCATTGCACCTGGCAAGGATTTAAAAACTAGGTTAGATGCAGTTAAGGATTTAATTCTTCAGATGAATAGTAATAATCGGAAACGAGCTGAACAAGCGGACATGATACGTGCAGAGATTGAGGAATCTCCTTATCCTGTATTAGTTTGTGGTGATTTTAATGATACACCGGCTTCTTATGCTTATCATCGAATTCAGAAAAGCTTGGTGGATGGTTTTCGTGATTGTGGAAGGGGTTACCAATATACATTCCGGCAGTTGTATAAGTTATGGCGGATTGATTATATTTTGTATTCGAAATCGTTAGAAGGCAAGGAGTCTTATTCTCCAGAAACATCTTATAGTGATCATAATATGGTGATTTGGAAAGGTCTAATAAATAAATCTCAATAA
- a CDS encoding SDR family oxidoreductase, with product MKVLVTGGAGFIGSNLCEYLLVEGHTVRCLDNFATGKSENIFPLLEKYPQTFSLQVGDIRNIEDCRKAMEDMEYVLHEAALGSVPRSIKDPITTNDVNIGGFMNMLVASRDAGVKRFVFAASSSTYGDSKSLPKVEDVIGKPLSPYAITKYVDELYADVFARTYGIEYIGLRYFNVFGRRQDPFGAYAAVIPLFVKKFMKHEAPNINGDGEYSRDFTYIDNVIQMNMLALTTTNPETVNQIYNTAFGERTTLNQLVTYLREYLSEFDAEIADIEPTYGPNRAGDIPHSLACVDKARNLLGYDPQFSMKQGLKESVKWYWENI from the coding sequence ATGAAAGTTTTAGTCACTGGAGGTGCCGGTTTTATCGGTTCCAATCTCTGTGAGTACCTTTTAGTAGAAGGGCACACAGTTCGTTGTTTGGATAATTTCGCAACAGGAAAATCTGAAAATATTTTTCCGTTGCTAGAAAAGTATCCACAAACATTTAGTTTACAAGTAGGAGATATTCGCAATATTGAAGACTGTCGAAAGGCTATGGAAGATATGGAATATGTTTTGCATGAAGCTGCCTTAGGTTCTGTTCCGCGTTCTATTAAAGATCCGATTACGACAAATGATGTCAATATTGGTGGTTTTATGAATATGTTAGTAGCTTCTCGTGATGCAGGAGTCAAACGTTTTGTTTTTGCTGCTAGTTCTTCTACATACGGGGATAGTAAATCCTTGCCAAAAGTGGAAGATGTGATTGGTAAACCATTGTCTCCATATGCGATTACTAAGTATGTTGATGAACTTTATGCCGATGTTTTTGCACGAACTTACGGAATCGAATATATCGGATTGCGCTATTTTAATGTTTTCGGTCGTCGTCAAGATCCCTTTGGGGCTTATGCAGCAGTAATACCACTGTTTGTTAAAAAGTTCATGAAGCATGAAGCTCCCAACATCAATGGAGATGGAGAATATAGCCGTGATTTTACTTATATAGACAATGTGATTCAAATGAATATGCTGGCATTGACAACTACAAATCCTGAAACAGTCAATCAGATATACAATACAGCATTTGGAGAACGTACTACTTTAAATCAATTGGTAACTTATTTGCGTGAATATCTTTCAGAATTTGATGCTGAAATAGCTGACATCGAGCCTACATACGGTCCGAATCGTGCTGGAGACATTCCACATTCTTTGGCTTGTGTAGATAAGGCTCGAAATTTGTTAGGCTATGATCCTCAATTTAGTATGAAACAAGGTTTAAAAGAATCTGTAAAGTGGTATTGGGAAAATATTTAA